From the genome of Lampris incognitus isolate fLamInc1 chromosome 17, fLamInc1.hap2, whole genome shotgun sequence:
ATCATCTTtcagagtgattttttttattttgagtgtTATGACCACTGCACAGAAAGCAGGCTAGCTTTAGTGTTCAGGATGATTAACAGCTAAATAAGTTTGCAAATACTTAGTAGTTTGTTTCAGTGGAATGTTTACCATAACGAGACGAGGAAAGTCAAATTTAAAACCATTTAAACCTATGAAGATGTATCTGCATATGTAATGTAACTAGCCAAGATTatccaaacatcacatctgttcaTAAATAAAGAATCTGATACTGATAGCTATTTCTGAAAGTTCCCCAAACCAGGATGTGGAGTGTACACTAACCTGAGGCCGTGGCTGGGCCCAGGGCTTTGAGGGAGCTGAGCTCTGCGATGGCCGCCCGCATATCCGGTAGGAAGCTGAAGGCCTTTTTGGAACATTTCTCCACAGTCTCCTCGCTGTTGGAAGCCACTAGCTGCTGGAGCCGCGGCCGGAACTTCCCTCTCTCCGGAAGGGAGAGCAGAGATAATGAGTTACTACTGTCGCATCGAGTGCCGTTATGCTGGCACACGCGACTCAGAATCCGAATAACTTCATCAGTGCAAGGATACATAAGGAATTTGCCTTGGTTGTCTGCACTACAACACACAGCAGGTTACATTACATTAGAAAAATACACAGGATACATGACAAGGACATATAACTTAGTGCAAAGACAGCACATCAATGGGCAATAGACTGTAACAAACATTATATAATGCAACATATGAGCTATCTATAGCGGTTGGGGCCGAATGGGGTGTCAGTTCACAGATGCCGCTGTTGTAGTTGATCCTTCTTGCCGTTGCTCCTTTTGATTCAACACTTATACTACTCTAAGTGCTCATCTTTACTTCCagtttttattcttggtttttaATAACACTTTTCTACACTGTTGTTGACTAATCGGTACTACTGGATAGGATATTTTATTGATACTCTTGGACAGCATTGGTTTTTATGGACAGTGCAGGACTCTAGTACCCTCTACAATTATATAGTACACTAAAATTATATAGTTTGTATGGTTGTCACTATGCAAGTCAGCATTATTGCACAATTTGAGTCCGCTTGCTGCTGCACTATTTAGTTTCCCTGCAGTGAACAATAAAGTTTTATCACACAAGTGTAATGCAGAAAACATGCTATAAAAGATTCATCCCATGTGAAAAGATATCACTAAAGAGCCTGGTCTGGCAACATCTTGTTTACATTGTGATTGCTTGGTCTGCATCTGTACACTTACTGTAAGTTTCCACTCCATCAGCTTCACCAGTTCTGGTAGAGTGATATACTTTTCAGGTCGATTAGTGATGGCTACAGGTAGCTCCTCTTGATACCTAAGGCAGAAATACAGGTTTCcttttaaaacaaaacaaaaaaaagacttgcCGAGTTAATTTCTTATGGAAATCAAGCGAGGATGAATTTAGATCTTAGTTTTTTTGTCAATGAGAGTTAAACTAATAATACCATTTGTCCAGTTTCAATAGTTTTTCAGACTTCTTGGCCTTGGCCTTGGCCTCCATGACCTCCCAGTATTTATCATACAGTCTTCTCCATAGGGTTGGGTCCTCACAGGTAAACAGAGCACTCATGGCTGGGTGATAAATGTTTAAACATTAAACCGTTTCCTGCAGAGTCAAATTAACAGGAAAGATTCCGTTACAACCGTCACGAGTAGCCTACACTTTTGTGCCTTTTCAGAGGAATGGAGTGTAACTATAAATTGACAGACACGATGATGTATTACTGCTCGCGCCAAGCCTCCCTTATTTGACTCAAGAATGAAAATCATCATTGATTTCTCTTGTGGGTTGTGGGGACAGCGAGACCACAAACGAACGGGACGTTTCGTGTTGCTCCCCAGTGCCATGCAAGCTTGATTCATGGACACAGCATATAAAACTACAGCACTTAGCTGGTTCCACACAAGAAAACCTCCAATAATAATTCAATGCCGTGTTGAGCAGCTGAGATGTAAAGTTATGCAAAAGgcaaagcaaagcaaaaaaaAGCTTTTGGTTACACTGAGTTGAGATGTAAAGGaatcaatgcacacacacaaaaaaaagctttCTGAAGAAGTGTTGACCAGGAGTTTGAGATCATTTACCTGATGGCGAATAAAACGCGGCTTGATATTCCCGTTGTTGGAGGCGCAGTTCGCGCGAGAGCCGGAAGGAAAATACTACTTCCGTTTGTGCAGAGTGAGCACAGGCTTCAGAAGGTTAGCCCTTTAAATACTTTGTCGTTTAAGCCGACTTGAAAGTTTTAATTTACGAAAGAAAACTGGACCACACCCGATATCATCGACCATATCCGATGAGTTATTAACTTTGGAAATAGACGGTATTTCTTCTTAAAAGCGTGCTTGTCGGCTagtttagctagcgttagctaacgttagcgccACATCAGCTCATGTTTACGTTGCAACGAGCGCAACTATTTTTGAAAATAGACACAACCAATGATTTCAGCGCACTTTAAATCACCAGCGCTGTAACTATCTCGCTGAATCTTAAGTTAAAATACATCAATTTGTTAGTTTTGGAGTGAAACTTGTTCAAACAGGTGTCTAAGGTACCCTGCAGCCTTTATGGGGTCAATGCCCTGGAGTCCGTTAAACCCACCGCATCAGTTGTTCGCACTGTGGCCAGGAGAGCTTGTAACCAAGATGAGAAGCTAGTTGTAATTTCCAGTCGCTTCAGGATCAGTTTGTCGTGTGCTGTGAGGCCGCTTCCGTCATCTAAAGTGTGTCTCTCCGCCCCTCTTTTTGCACGTCGGTGTGGCATTTTTGGAGTGGTTTAACTTCACCCAGGGCCTCTTGATAACGACTCTGTCTGAAATCAGAGCTTGGAAAAGCAGACCGTTTCATTATGTGCTTCCCGCACAGGAGGGTGACTGTTTTGTTGCAACGAGCTGCAGTGGGTCATTTGTCTGTAGGTAAGGACACCGTTTCGACTAATGTATTATCCACAAAACTAGCCAGTATGAGACACGTTTTGTTGACCTTTAATGTACAGGAATTGAAAGGTTGCTATGTTGTCGACATGCCAATTTCTCATTAGCCTGTCAGCTCTGCCATGAGTCCATGAAGAGGTCTGTGTTCCTTTAGACGTTGAGAAGAAAAACGCCTCTGCTTCAAGTAAGTTTCTCAGCCAATGAGTTGCATAAAATGATAAAATGAAAATTATACTGGATCTCGTTTGAAAGCTGTTTCCACCATTACTACCCATATTGCACACATCATAAAAACAGATATCAAAGTTGGCTGGGGTCCATCTTCTGGTGAAATTTGGCATTACCATAAAACTTTTTGCATGATGGTTAGGAGATGCTTTGAACTGACATTTGTTCAAATCACATGCCGCAGGGGCCAGTAAATTTGCAAACCACATAGTGCAGCTTGACCACTGCTGGTCCCCTGTACTGTCCCTGAGACAAAGCCTTATCACTCCATCCTCTCCACAGGAGCATGGAGAAGATGTCGCGGGTCACCACTGCCCTCGGCAGCGGCTCCATCAGTGGGCGCACAATGTtctgccacctggatgcccccgcCAATGCCATCAGTGTGTGCCGGGATGCCACGCAGGTGGTGGTGGCCGGCCGCAACATCTTCAAGATCTATGCCCTGGAGGAGGAGCAGTTTGTGGAGAAGCTTAACTTGCGCGTGGGCCGCAAGCCCTCACTGAACTTCAGCTGCGCTGATGTGATGTGGCACCAGATGGAAGAGAACTTGCTGGCCACTGCCGCCACCAACGGGGCAGTGGTCACCTGGAACCTAGGCAAGCCGTCCCGCAACAAGCAAGACCAGCTGTTCACTGAGCACAAGCGCACAGTGAACAAGGTGTGCTTCCACCCCACTGAGGTGTACATGCTGCTCAGTGGCTCCCAGGATGGATACATGAAGTGCTTCGACCTGCGCAAGAAGGAGTCCGTCAGCACTTTCTCAGGTAGGAGGCAGTCTCAGTGATTGTTTAGGTTTTATTGCTTAAGAAGAAAttagggatgggggggggtacaAAAAGGACCTGCGCATTGCTTTCTACTGACTCATGAGCATATGCTAATGTAAACAATTTCATCTTGGGATAAGGAATCAAATTGCCCATGACAAATGAATACAGCTAAAGTGATATCACCACAACCACAGATGAAGATATGAATCATCCCTGGTGCAATTTATTTTCTTGTAGATTAACATTAACACTGTTGTTAGACGTTAAGGGGATTTCCCACATAGTCCACATGGTAAAATTCAACACCAAGTGTCAAAGAACAGCTTAGAAATGAAACCTAACATCTTTATCACATAGAGGAATGTAAGAATGTTGAGCTCTAATGGAGAAAAGGGAAATTTGTCTAATGAAACCAAAGTAATGGTTTTAAAGGACCACTTCGCTGATTTTCAACCATCTTTAGCTATCCGAATTGTCTCTGGGATGTAGTTGCGAAATCCATTCTTCTTCCAGCACCAGCGCTGTCATTGGACATGTCAGTGACATAGTTGGTGATACGGAAGAACTACAGGCAAtttcagcttggatttctagtctccGCCTGTGCCTCAGCCAGGGGGCGTTCTACAGATGccactcaaaaacaaaacttccttgCACTCTTCGCCTTGTATTGGAAACTATCTACATTTCCAACAGCGAAAATGGCATCTCAAAATATGCAGAGGATCTTATGGATGAGGATACGTTTTACTATGTTTTGGATATTCAACTGTATTTATTCAAGCCAGAGTATATGACCGAAGAAATGCAGCAGAGAGAGGCTGAGACTGCTGCTGTATTAGCCGAACAAACGGATATGGCTGGCGGGGTCATTCAGAACCTGAGCTGCCGAGAGCAAACAGTGACTGGTGGTGCTTTTGCTCAAATTGCCCTCCGATGCCAACAGAAACTGAATCATTCTGCTGCAAGGAATTTCAGCATGGGCAATTTTTGTTGGATGCTGTCCCCGATGCCAACCCCGATACTTTTTCAGGATCCCGAAGATAAATCCGGAAACAacaaccaagaccagcagggcTGAGAGGGCAGATGACCATTGAGTGAGTACGCTATGTTTTGGCCATTAAAGTAATTGCTATAGGCTAGTGTGTTGATATATGGCAACACTGGACAAGCGGTTTTCACAACACATTTATACTGATTGCATGGCAACCGCTTGTTACCTATAGTATATTTTCCCATGTctcactaaatttcctgttgGCAAGCAAAGTGCCCTATCATATTAGCCAAAAAGTTGCCCAGCGTATTGTCACCCTTACATTATTTGTTGTCTTCACTTAGATAACTTGCAGTTACAATGATCACCGTGTTTTGTGTTTACAATAGCTGGCAACATTACGGTATATGATCAGTACCTGTAGCCTCTTGATGAATAACCACCTTCTTCCCTGTCTTTTGCTCTCTGCAGACAATATCATGTGGCTACTtatcgtttgtttttgttttttgttgagtgGGTACTGCAAGGGGTGAAACTTGACAAAGGGAACCGTATCGTCTTGCCTGCCTGTGTCATACATCACATCAGAGCCAAATATCCTCCCCTCAATGGTCAGTACAGAGGTCATGTTATGTGATATGCTAGACTTTGTTTAATAATGCTGTTAGACTTCAATGCAGCTAACAATGGGCACTTTCCCCTTGAAGCTTGCTGGGACTGATCTAGACTTTGTCTTGTCAAACTATGATGTGCAATATGCTAAACATTTATTTGAAAATTGAATATTACATTGTAATGATTTGGTttgaataaagtttttttttctatataAACTTGAATTTTTTATTTTCACATTAATGGCTATCAAACAATGGCTGCAGGTATGCCTATGACAGATGCATGCAAAATCATACCTGCTGGCATACGCAGAGGTCATGCACATTTTACTTCAGAGGCAATATGCATTGCATTTTCTTCCAAAACAGGACAAAGGATGGTTTTTTGGGAGAGGGTGATATATGGTTAAAATAAATCATTTTTGGCAGAATGGGAAAGCTGTTGCCTTTTGGGTGAGTTTTCTAAGTGAGATGGAATAAGTGCTTTAAAAACCCATTTCACCGTGTTGTGGAAACAAACACTTGAACAGAACCTGTTATGCACTTTTTTAAATctaggcattcattcattcatcttcagccgtttctccggggtcggttcgcggtggcagcaagctgagtagggcactccagacgtccctctccccagcaacgccctccagctcctcctgggggatcccaaggcattcccaggccagattggacatatactccctccagcgagttttgggtctactccggggtctccccccagttggccgtgcccagtaaacctccaaaggaaagcgcccagcaggcatcctaatcagatgcccgaaccacctcaactggctcctttcgatgccaaggagcagcggctctactttgagctgcctccggatgtccaagctcctcaccctgtctctaaggctgagcccagacaccctacggaggaaattcatttcagtcgcttgtatccgtgatttcaccctttcggtcactacccaaagctcatgaccataggtgagggttggaccgaagattgactggtaaattgagagctttgccttctggctcagctccctcttcaccacaactgtccggtacaacgtccgcataacTGCTGATGCTGccccaatctgcctgtcaatctcccgctccatcctaccctcactcatgaacaagaccctgagatacttgaactccttcacttgaggcaacaattcatcccctaggcatttagtaaaaaaaaaaatatatatatattaagaccCAGAAAGGATGACATATCAATATATAGTACAacatttttattatatttttgaaAATGCCAGTTTTCTCTCCATGGCCAAGATGTGTTCTTTCAAAGGTAACAAGATCTATCTGCAGCGTGGCATGACTGCCTGAAAAGACATTTCAGAGTACATCCTTTTCAAACTGCGTGACTATTCCAGGTTTTGCATGGCTAAGAAAAACTACCAACATAATcggaatcagaaatacttcattcatccccgaagggaaattggGTCAAGTTACAGTTGCTCAAATTCTAGAAGAGAATATATAAGCATAAGTggacattataaaaaaaaaaagaaatgtgtaaAAATGTGCATTATACTACCATATATAGCAGTGATATATATAGAAATAAGAAATATGTCAAAATATATGCAGAATATGAATGCAgtactaatgcagtataaatatacaTCAGAGAATTGCACAGTGGAAATATCCATCCCTGTTGTAGCAATCTGCTGCAAAATGCAAACAGCATGCCCAAATATTTCCCAGTACTGATTTATTTACATCGATCAACATCTGCTGGTAATCGGTGGTAGCTTACGCTTactccttcctctctcttctttctgtagtTTTCGCCTCCAGGCACGATACAACGAGAAGGCACGTTTGTTGTCAATAAAAATTAATCCAATTAAATTAGCTGTTTTTCGGTTTTCTGATCGAAGAGTGAAGATGTTAAGACGCCGTTCTTTGTACACCGAGCCACAAGAAGCGGGTTTTGGAAGGATTTGGGGTTTGGGtgcaatgcatcctggtacatTTAGGCACTGCCGGCATGGCTCCGTGACCAGGAGAACTCGGATTTCTCGGTCAATACAGCACGCACTGGGGAATTTATTGCTTCAGTTGACTACATTTGCCATCAAAACTGATTGGACAGCCACGTAAAAATCAGCGAAATTTCCCTTTAATCAAGAGACCAATTTATGCTTGTTGTTAGTGACCACTTTTTAGTTGTATTCAGAATTGGTATCATTAGTAACTGTATATAACATCACAGCTATATGAAgggtaacttgattgattgattgattgattgattaattgataatACATGTAGAATATGACCATATTGGTAATACTGAATCAATTTACGTAACGTTTTCTGTTGTCATGCAAGAGACACAAAGTTGATTCAATTCAATCTTAATATTGGAGCCCAGTAGTAACCATCACAGTTTCTGGAAAAGAAATATTAGTTAATTTTTTTAGCCACCAAACAATCGCAGACTTCATTGCAACCATAAATAGTAATGGTTTCCTCCCGTTGTCTCTTTCCTTGTTTACTCAAGGCCAGTCGGAAAGCGTCCGGGATGTCCAGTTCAGTATGAAAGATTACTTCACCTTTGCTGCCTCCTTCGAGAACGGCAACGTCCAACTCTGGGATATCAGACGTCCAGACCGCTACGAGAGGATGTTCACTGCCCACACCGGCCCCGTGTTTTGCTGTGACTGGCATCCAGACGACAGGTACCAAACTTTTTGACAAATAGATAAAATTCATTCTTTTTTAAGTCCAGAAGATTAACATGCAAGTCATTGTCCTTTTAGATACTTTTTATTGCTGGTTTAATAAGACAATAGGTAGTCTAAAAATATCAAAATTATTTAGTTTAgttagttgctcattttaatagTGACTCTCATGATACATCGTTTTTCGTCTTAAACATAGCAGCAGAATTCAGAGGAGGAAGTCAGGTTGTGGTGAGTTGAAGAAACAAAGTTATTGTGGCTAAGAGGCAGATATGGCAGATAAAAGGgcttccaggtagcatagcggtctattccgttgcctaccaacatggggatcgccggttcgaatccccatgttacctccggcttggtcaggtatccctacagacaaagttggccgtgtctgcaggcgggaagccggatgtcggtatgtgtcctggtcgctgcactagcaactcctgtggtcggtcggggtgcctgttgggggggactggggggatagcgtgatcctcctgtgcgctatgtccccctggttaaactcctcgatgacaggtgaaaagaaccggctggcgactccacatgtatcagaggaggcatgtggtagtctgcagccctccccggatcgtcagaggggttggagcagtgatgtaattagccaagtacaattgaggagaaagggggggggggcgaaaaaaaAGATATGGCAGATAAACTGGTAGAAGATCTTTACCAGTACATGGTATGACATCAACGGCTACTCGGGTTCAgccatgttgtttttgtttggcagtggggaaggtgctgacaaaCGGCACTGGTgactttatttcattttgaatgaaCCTCTGGGATTTAGAGTACTCAAACACCACTGATATTACCAGTATCACCATAGATGTCCCATCCACCCAtagtccgaaccgcttatcctgctctcagggtcgcggggatgctggaacctatcccagcagtcattggggcagcaggtggggagacaccctggacaggctgccaggccatcacacagggccgacatacacacacacacacacacacacacataaattcatacctaggggcagttttagtacggccgattcacctgacctacatgtctttggactgtgggaggaaaccagagcacccagaggaaacccacacagacaggggtagaacatgcaaactccacacagaggacgacctccaaggttggactaccctaaggctcaaacccaggaccttcttgctgtaaggcgaccgcgctaaccactgcgcgacCGTGCCGCCACCATAGATGTCAATAAACAAAAATGGTTTCATTAATTACCCTGAACTCATGTGCTATAGGCGCAATAAACCAGAGCACCCATGTAATTTCTTTTATTTGGTCATTGTTTTTCAGCTGCATAACATATACGACAAAtacgaatcttttttttttttctttttttttttttacttcttgtTCTGTCATAAGTGTTCCATCTGAGCAACCCACCCAATCAATTTCACAAATAAAACGGATTTTGATTATAACGGTTGATACGGGAACAGTTAAGGTTGTTTTGCAGCACAAATTGAATACGACATTTTTTGATTTTCTATTTCAAATAGTGTAGTATTTGGTGTCTGGGCTGTAAAACTCAAAGGGTTTTTTTCCCTCACATTTCTTTTAATCTGTTTTTCATATTGTCTGGGACTGGGGGTAGAGCTTTTTCCTCTTTGCTATTGTCACTGCATATCTACCAGCGAGTAGGATTTTTTTGGTCTCACTTCATGACCCTATATGGGTAACATAGAAGATGGCTGATATTATTATCTGCAATGTGTTTTGTCATGGTTTCCTGCTGGCTAAATGTAGCTGCCCAAAGGAACTTTGCAGAACCTGTGCTTGTTTTTCTTTCACATGATCCCAGATAAGGCAGCATTCGCACTGAATCCGGCAATCCGGCACCTTCCTGCAGGGTTGTGCAGAGATGTGAGCATGTCACTACATGGCTCATATCTGTAACAACATAATGTGAActtaaacccccccaccccccgaatccAGAAGGTGGCAGTCTAATCACTAGCTTATGTGACTGGCCACCGCAGTGTGATGTCAGGTTGCATTCCAGCAGGAGTTGATTCTGGTTATTCTTCTTGCTGGAGATGgctgcagcatttttttttttttttgctgaatccCCTACAGTACGCACTGCCACAGCCTAAACACACTACCCTCGTTCAAATGAATGGGAGGACTGGCATTTTTCATGCATTGCCGGATTCAGTGTGAATGCAGCCTAAGAGTGTTTAAACATTTGCTTAGATTGGGTGAATCTGGTTGTCTGCCACTGATGGATGTTTTTTGTTCTGTAGGGGGTGGTTAGCCACTGGTGGCAGGGACAAGATGGTGAAAGTGTGGGACATGACCACCAACCGGGCCAAGGAGATCTACTGCGTCCAGACTATTGCCTCGGTGGCACGGGTCAAGTGGCGCCCAGAGAGGAAGTGGCACGTGGCCACCTGCTCCATGATGGTGGATCACAACATCTACGTGTGGGACATCCGCCGCCCCTTCATCCCTTTTGCCACCTTCGAGGAGCATAAGGACGTCACCACGGGCATCGTTTGGCGCCACCAGCATGACCCTTACTTCCTGTTGTCTGGCTCCAAGGACAGCACACTCTACCAGCACATGTTCAAGGATGCCAGCCGGCCCGTGGACAAGGCCAATCCCGAGGGCTTGTGCTTTGGGCTGTTCGGGGACCTGGCCTTTGCGGCTAAGGAGAGCTTAATCAGCAGTGAGGGCAACAGGAAGCCCTACTCCAGCGGAGACCGCCGCTATCCTATTTTCTTCTTCAAGAAGCCTGACCCGACAGAACAGTTTGCGCATGTGTCCAGTGCCCTCAGTGTCTTTGAGACAGACCTGGAGAGCAACCGCATGGACTGGTTTGTCAAGACGGCACGTCTGTACCTTCTCAGTGGGAAGCCCTTCTCTGAGCTGTGTGATCACAATGCTAAAGTCGCCAAGGAGCTCAACAGACCTCAGGTCAGACAGAGCATTGCAGATTGTTCCACGGAAATTATATTTGAAATAGAATTGACTGTTTGCAAAATTTCTTCAAATCCCACTTCCCTTAGTTACACTTGATATGTCTGACAAACTTTCAAGATGAGCTGCTGTTATAACTTCAATATCACATCAGCATGGTAAACATGCCCTGAAAGGTACTGAGTCTGTCTTTCATTTTGCCCAACAACAACTTCTCACCATTTCCCTTTCTGTTAGCTTTGTCTTTTCATTAATCTAGCATTATCTGTCATAAAGTtgtgttaaaactgctctttgttGCTTTTAATTGGTTGTGAAAGCAATGTCACATGTTGGAGGAAGTAGAGACTATTACCAAGTGGTGACTGGTTGATTGGTGTTTTCAGTCATTATTTTGAGAAAGGTCACTTCCCCAGAAATACACCTTAATGTTAATTAGGTAAACGTTAGTTATGTTGTATGGTGTAAACAACTTAGAAATGTCTTCCTCTTTTCAAATGTGAAGGTTTCTACCACATGGTCCATGCTGAGAATCATGTTTTCAGACCCAGCGAACCTCACAGGGCCTGGCCCAAACCACAACATTAGCAAACTTGGCAATTTGCCTTTAATGAACAGGTATGACCTTTTACCACAGAAAACTGATAGCGCCAGCTACTTGTTAGAGACATTAAAGAACCATTTGATGTGGATGTGTGCCTTCCAGTTTCAATATGAAGGAGATGGGGGCAGGAATGGGTCCAGAGAGCCGACTGGACCGCAGTAAAGGTGAAAGCAGACAGGACATTATTCATCTGGAACCTGGGAATGCCCATATCGGCAACAACAATGACGGTAAGGCTCCTTTCGGATGCTTCAGTCCATCACCAGGTCCTCAGGTCTTAATGTCATTCTGTTACTCTGGATGGTCTGCACACTAGATGACTGGTGTTAATTCACTGCTGCTGTTATTGAAGAAGTCATCAACAACAGACATATTATTAATGTGGCACCTGTTGTGTTGTTTCTgttattttgtgtgttgttgttttgtttccaaTGACTGTAATTTATGTGTTAAATTTCTGTTAGCAAGCAAGTTtaattatatagcacatttcatacacagggcaaggAAAAGGAAACAACCATATAATTaagagagtaaataaaaacaaatagcaaaaatcatatataaaatataattaaaagagtacaaagtacataaaatgtaGTTTCAATTAGTAATTACaaagagtaatataattaaaagacaggtactataaaaagaaaatacaaagtacaaaaaaaaatagaataaaaacatagtcacttccccaccaggagtgactagagatcgacttccagaattaaagtgcagttggaatgaggtgcaagttttaatgctcaatcataggcaaacaaaaaaagagaagaaatgtttttaacctagatttaaaaattgtgatatttggggcacatctaaAATCTgctggtagtttgttccagttgcatgcagcataacagctaaatgctgcttcaccgtgtttggtttggactctaggctgaactaactgacctgaGCCCATGGATCTTAGAGCCCTACCCGGTTTATATTCTTCgagcatgtcagtgatgtattctgggcctacaccactcagtgatttgtagacaagtagcagcacttgaaaatctattctgtaactaactggaacccagtgtaaagatttcaggactggagtaatgtgctctgttctcttggtcttggttaaaactctagcagcagcattctgaataagctgcagctgtttaatAGTCTTTTTGGGGAGACCAGTTAAGAGACCATTACAATAATCAattctactggaaataaaagcatggatgagctTCTCTTGGTCATTTTGGGATACCAGACCCTTGTTTCTGGCTATATTTTTAAGATGATAGAAGGCTGTTTTAGtgattgctttgatatggctggtgaACGTGAGCTCCGAATCTATTAAAATGCCAAGACTTTGGACTTGGTCTTTGGTTCTTAGAACTCGAGACTTGAGTTGTTCATTTATGATAGTTCTCTTTGTTGCCCAACACAATAATCTCTGTTTTTTCCTTATTTAATTGAAGAAAGTTTTGGCTCAACCAATTATTTATCCGCTACAAACAGTGACACAGTGAGTCTATTGGgctgagatcatcaggtgagagagccagatgtatctgattatcatctgcataactatgGTAATCCATGTTGTTGCTCTGAAGAATTTGGCCTAAAGGCAGCATGTATAGATTAAACAGGAGAGGTCTGAGAACAGATCCCTGGGGGATTCCACATGTCATAGCCACTCTATCAGATTCATAACTGCCAATGGTGACGAAGTAACTTCAGTCTTCTAAATAAGACCTGAACCAATTAAGGACTGCTGCGG
Proteins encoded in this window:
- the wdr24 gene encoding GATOR complex protein WDR24 isoform X2, whose product is MEKMSRVTTALGSGSISGRTMFCHLDAPANAISVCRDATQVVVAGRNIFKIYALEEEQFVEKLNLRVGRKPSLNFSCADVMWHQMEENLLATAATNGAVVTWNLGKPSRNKQDQLFTEHKRTVNKVCFHPTEVYMLLSGSQDGYMKCFDLRKKESVSTFSGQSESVRDVQFSMKDYFTFAASFENGNVQLWDIRRPDRYERMFTAHTGPVFCCDWHPDDRGWLATGGRDKMVKVWDMTTNRAKEIYCVQTIASVARVKWRPERKWHVATCSMMVDHNIYVWDIRRPFIPFATFEEHKDVTTGIVWRHQHDPYFLLSGSKDSTLYQHMFKDASRPVDKANPEGLCFGLFGDLAFAAKESLISSEGNRKPYSSGDRRYPIFFFKKPDPTEQFAHVSSALSVFETDLESNRMDWFVKTARLYLLSGKPFSELCDHNAKVAKELNRPQVSTTWSMLRIMFSDPANLTGPGPNHNISKLGNLPLMNSFNMKEMGAGMGPESRLDRSKGESRQDIIHLEPGNAHIGNNNDENEETEGSEGQAEYMFGDAELDDDDLYSMEHDNQTEEPEYTLPQEAFPLRHEIMDHPSAPEHLQQDKADSPHVSGNEAELTCLTPIESFSLISISQPLYSPQLPSAFFCPVVRDMLGYYAEQGDVQMAVSILIVLGDRIRKEIDDLTQEHWYTSYIDLLQRFELWNVSNEVIKLSTCSAITCFNQASTTLHINCSNCKRPMSNKGWICDRCHQCASVCAVCHHVVKGLFVWCQGCSHGGHLEHIMNWLKRNTHCPAGCGHLCEYT
- the wdr24 gene encoding GATOR complex protein WDR24 isoform X1 encodes the protein MEKMSRVTTALGSGSISGRTMFCHLDAPANAISVCRDATQVVVAGRNIFKIYALEEEQFVEKLNLRVGRKPSLNFSCADVMWHQMEENLLATAATNGAVVTWNLGKPSRNKQDQLFTEHKRTVNKVCFHPTEVYMLLSGSQDGYMKCFDLRKKESVSTFSGQSESVRDVQFSMKDYFTFAASFENGNVQLWDIRRPDRYERMFTAHTGPVFCCDWHPDDRGWLATGGRDKMVKVWDMTTNRAKEIYCVQTIASVARVKWRPERKWHVATCSMMVDHNIYVWDIRRPFIPFATFEEHKDVTTGIVWRHQHDPYFLLSGSKDSTLYQHMFKDASRPVDKANPEGLCFGLFGDLAFAAKESLISSEGNRKPYSSGDRRYPIFFFKKPDPTEQFAHVSSALSVFETDLESNRMDWFVKTARLYLLSGKPFSELCDHNAKVAKELNRPQVSTTWSMLRIMFSDPANLTGPGPNHNISKLGNLPLMNSFNMKEMGAGMGPESRLDRSKGESRQDIIHLEPGNAHIGNNNDENEETEGSEGQAEYMFGDAELDDDDLYSMEHDNQTVEEPEYTLPQEAFPLRHEIMDHPSAPEHLQQDKADSPHVSGNEAELTCLTPIESFSLISISQPLYSPQLPSAFFCPVVRDMLGYYAEQGDVQMAVSILIVLGDRIRKEIDDLTQEHWYTSYIDLLQRFELWNVSNEVIKLSTCSAITCFNQASTTLHINCSNCKRPMSNKGWICDRCHQCASVCAVCHHVVKGLFVWCQGCSHGGHLEHIMNWLKRNTHCPAGCGHLCEYT